A genomic region of Bernardetia sp. ABR2-2B contains the following coding sequences:
- a CDS encoding UPF0175 family protein, which produces MALVINDKLLEDLRLNEDQLRIDFACYLYEKKTISTGKARKLAGLDQVSFQRELAKRNIYIHYSENDLNTELNNLGIDL; this is translated from the coding sequence ATGGCACTTGTAATCAATGACAAATTATTAGAAGATTTAAGGTTAAATGAAGACCAACTACGCATCGATTTTGCTTGTTATCTATACGAAAAAAAGACAATTAGTACAGGAAAAGCAAGGAAATTAGCAGGATTAGACCAAGTTAGTTTTCAAAGAGAGTTAGCTAAAAGGAATATTTATATTCATTATTCAGAAAATGATTTGAATACAGAACTTAATAATTTAGGAATTGATTTATGA